One region of Chryseobacterium sp. SORGH_AS_0447 genomic DNA includes:
- a CDS encoding DUF937 domain-containing protein yields the protein MGLIDLLTGNTGNQVAEQAENKFGINKTQVIALLTVAAPLIISYLKNKSQDANEAEALNNALDKDHDGSILDDVSQADARQSEGGSILNHIFGGEKQNVENRLSQNTGISIDKIGPILSMLAPIIMGYIGKEKQQNNVGAGGLGDLLGGILGNASNESKQQQSSPLNDILGSVLGGGNSQSSGNPLNDILGSVLGGNDQKKQQGGGGLGDILGGFFGK from the coding sequence ATGGGTCTTATCGATTTACTTACGGGAAATACCGGCAACCAAGTGGCTGAACAGGCAGAAAATAAATTTGGCATCAATAAAACACAGGTTATTGCTTTATTAACCGTTGCTGCTCCGCTTATCATTTCTTATCTGAAAAATAAGTCACAGGATGCCAACGAAGCCGAAGCACTGAATAATGCCCTGGATAAAGATCATGACGGAAGTATTCTGGATGACGTTTCCCAGGCCGATGCCAGGCAGTCGGAAGGAGGCTCTATCCTGAACCATATTTTTGGAGGAGAAAAACAGAATGTAGAAAACCGGCTTTCGCAGAATACCGGAATTTCAATAGATAAAATCGGACCTATTCTTTCCATGCTGGCTCCAATCATTATGGGCTATATCGGAAAAGAAAAGCAGCAGAACAATGTAGGTGCCGGCGGTCTGGGCGATCTTTTAGGCGGTATTTTGGGTAATGCATCCAATGAATCTAAGCAACAGCAGTCCAGTCCTCTCAACGATATTCTGGGAAGTGTTTTAGGAGGCGGAAATTCTCAATCTTCAGGAAACCCGCTGAACGATATTCTTGGAAGTGTATTGGGAGGAAATGACCAGAAAAAACAGCAAGGCGGCGGTGGACTAGGAGATATCCTCGGAGGATTTTTCGGAAAATAA
- a CDS encoding ankyrin repeat domain-containing protein has translation MKKIITATLLFGLSVFANGLFAQELSAEQLKAFQTDHVENIQKVFSQEDFSKCYKVNGISMNLLSLSIKNNKTNAFNELVKSTDVNKSCNDVTPLMYAATAGNMDAAKMLIKYGAKKDTKDSKGKTAKDYALKNKQATVALIL, from the coding sequence ATGAAAAAAATAATTACGGCTACCCTGCTATTCGGCCTTTCTGTTTTCGCAAACGGACTGTTTGCCCAGGAATTATCCGCAGAACAGTTAAAAGCATTCCAGACGGATCATGTGGAAAATATTCAGAAAGTTTTCAGCCAGGAAGATTTTTCAAAATGCTATAAGGTAAACGGAATCTCGATGAACCTGCTTTCTTTGAGTATCAAGAATAATAAAACAAATGCATTCAACGAATTGGTGAAAAGCACAGACGTTAATAAATCCTGCAACGACGTAACGCCACTGATGTATGCTGCGACGGCAGGAAATATGGATGCCGCCAAAATGCTGATCAAATATGGGGCAAAAAAGGATACCAAAGACAGCAAAGGAAAAACCGCAAAAGACTATGCGCTGAAAAACAAACAGGCAACAGTAGCCCTGATCCTGTAA
- the lpxB gene encoding lipid-A-disaccharide synthase produces the protein MKYYIIAGEASGDLHGSNLMKALKKKDPAAEFRFWGGDLMAKQGGTLVKHYRDLAFMGFLEVAMNLRTILNNIKFCKEDISSNRPDVLVLVDYPGFNLRIAKFAKELGIKVVYYISPQLWAWKEGRVEIIKKYVDEMMVILPFEGDFYKKHGVDSHFVGHPLLDAISTLKDLSVENFKKENGLNNKEIIALLPGSRKQEVEKMLAMMLSVRPYFKEYQFVIAGAPSLPKEFYQNYVDDNVHFVSNKTYDLLRCSKAALVTSGTATLETALLNVPEVVCYRGSKISYAIAKRLVKNIKYISLVNLIMDREVVKELIQNDLNTNNLVDELKKILATEKRFEVFRDYELLREKLGGKGASENAAEVIVKV, from the coding sequence ATGAAATATTATATTATTGCCGGAGAAGCTTCCGGAGACCTGCACGGAAGCAATTTGATGAAGGCTTTGAAAAAGAAAGATCCTGCTGCGGAATTCCGGTTCTGGGGTGGCGATCTGATGGCAAAGCAGGGGGGCACATTGGTGAAACATTACCGTGACCTCGCCTTTATGGGGTTTCTGGAAGTTGCGATGAACCTGCGTACCATTCTGAACAATATTAAATTCTGCAAAGAAGACATCAGCAGCAACAGACCGGACGTCCTGGTGCTCGTTGATTATCCCGGCTTTAATCTGAGGATTGCAAAATTTGCCAAGGAATTGGGAATTAAGGTGGTGTATTATATTTCTCCGCAGCTTTGGGCATGGAAAGAGGGCAGGGTAGAGATCATCAAAAAATATGTGGATGAAATGATGGTGATCCTTCCTTTTGAAGGAGATTTTTATAAAAAACACGGGGTCGATTCCCATTTTGTCGGTCATCCTTTGCTGGATGCCATTTCCACTTTAAAAGATCTTAGTGTTGAAAACTTTAAAAAAGAAAACGGACTGAATAACAAGGAAATCATTGCTTTGCTGCCGGGCTCCCGAAAACAGGAAGTTGAAAAAATGCTGGCCATGATGCTTTCCGTAAGGCCTTATTTTAAGGAATACCAGTTTGTGATTGCTGGCGCTCCAAGCCTCCCGAAAGAGTTTTACCAAAATTACGTAGATGATAACGTGCATTTTGTCTCCAACAAAACTTATGATCTGCTGAGGTGTTCCAAAGCTGCCTTGGTTACTTCCGGAACGGCAACCCTGGAAACCGCTTTGCTGAATGTACCTGAAGTTGTCTGCTACCGGGGAAGTAAAATCTCTTATGCCATCGCCAAACGGCTGGTTAAAAACATCAAATACATTTCGCTGGTCAACCTGATCATGGACCGTGAAGTGGTAAAAGAACTGATCCAGAACGACCTGAATACAAACAACCTGGTTGATGAACTGAAAAAGATCCTGGCTACAGAAAAAAGGTTTGAAGTTTTCCGGGATTATGAGCTGTTGAGAGAGAAGTTGGGTGGAAAAGGAGCCAGTGAAAATGCGGCAGAGGTGATTGTGAAAGTTTAA
- a CDS encoding succinate dehydrogenase cytochrome b subunit, whose translation MAGLTSSTIGRKYAMALSAIFLLIFLIMHLTVNLLSVFGEDAYNNASQFMGYNPLIQFIMQPVLIFAVVFHFVMGFVLEIKNQKARPIKYESNNPSHNSTWMSRNMLISGAVILAFIFLHMYDFWFHEMNYKYIDGLPVEESRFWGDLHAKFADIWRVVLYVISFVLLGLHLAHGFQSSFQSIGARHPKYTPVIKAIGKWYSILIPAGFIFIAIFHFVTQ comes from the coding sequence ATGGCAGGTTTAACGAGTTCTACGATAGGTAGAAAATATGCTATGGCATTGTCGGCTATTTTTTTGCTGATATTTCTGATAATGCACCTTACTGTAAACCTATTGTCGGTTTTTGGTGAGGATGCTTACAACAATGCTTCGCAGTTTATGGGGTATAATCCTCTGATCCAATTTATAATGCAGCCGGTTCTGATCTTCGCTGTGGTTTTCCATTTTGTAATGGGATTTGTTCTGGAAATTAAAAACCAGAAAGCACGTCCTATTAAATACGAGTCAAATAATCCTTCTCACAATTCTACCTGGATGTCCAGAAATATGCTTATTTCGGGAGCTGTGATTCTGGCATTTATTTTTCTTCACATGTACGATTTCTGGTTCCATGAAATGAACTATAAGTATATCGATGGACTGCCGGTTGAAGAATCGCGTTTCTGGGGAGACCTGCACGCTAAATTTGCGGATATCTGGAGAGTTGTCTTATATGTGATTTCATTCGTTTTATTGGGATTACACCTGGCCCACGGGTTCCAGTCTTCATTCCAGTCGATAGGGGCAAGACACCCGAAATACACACCGGTAATCAAAGCCATCGGAAAGTGGTACTCTATCCTTATCCCGGCAGGCTTCATTTTTATCGCAATTTTTCACTTTGTAACTCAATAA
- a CDS encoding helix-turn-helix transcriptional regulator → MPIIINVDVMLARRKMQSQELAEKIGITQANLSILKTGKAKAVKLSTLEAICKALDCQPGDILEYVKN, encoded by the coding sequence ATGCCGATTATCATCAACGTAGACGTCATGCTTGCCAGACGTAAAATGCAGTCGCAGGAACTTGCCGAAAAAATCGGGATTACCCAGGCTAATCTTTCTATTTTAAAAACGGGAAAAGCAAAAGCCGTTAAACTTTCTACTCTGGAAGCCATCTGCAAAGCTTTGGACTGTCAACCCGGGGATATTCTGGAATATGTCAAAAATTAA
- a CDS encoding Ku protein — MKAIWNGAIGFGLVNIPVKIYSAIETTKLDLDMLDKSDFSNIRFKRVNENTGKEVKWENIVKGYLMDDKYIILDEEDYEAASPEKSKILSIDQFVKEDEVDSVYFENPYYLEPQKNGENAYRLLLKALAKTEMVGVGTFVLRESEAIGMIRPYNDEVLVLNRLRFAQEIRDYSDLKIPAKKPPKPAELKMAVSLIEQLSQEFDPEMYKDTYSESLMKIINQKAKGKTVKAKKAEPAKEGKVIDLMAQLKASLQNPKSKNAS; from the coding sequence ATGAAAGCAATCTGGAACGGCGCCATTGGCTTTGGACTGGTCAATATTCCCGTAAAAATTTATTCTGCCATCGAGACAACCAAACTGGATTTGGATATGCTCGACAAATCTGATTTCTCAAACATCCGGTTTAAAAGGGTGAATGAAAATACAGGTAAGGAAGTGAAATGGGAAAATATCGTCAAAGGCTATCTCATGGATGATAAATACATCATTCTTGATGAAGAAGACTATGAGGCGGCAAGCCCTGAAAAGTCGAAGATCCTTTCGATTGACCAGTTTGTAAAAGAAGATGAAGTGGATTCGGTTTATTTTGAAAATCCTTATTATCTCGAACCACAGAAAAACGGTGAAAATGCCTATCGACTTCTTCTGAAAGCATTGGCTAAAACTGAAATGGTAGGCGTAGGAACCTTCGTTCTGCGAGAAAGTGAGGCTATCGGAATGATCCGTCCCTACAACGATGAGGTATTGGTTTTAAACCGTTTACGATTTGCCCAGGAGATCAGAGATTACAGTGATCTCAAGATTCCGGCTAAAAAACCGCCGAAACCCGCAGAGCTTAAAATGGCCGTCAGCCTGATTGAACAGCTTTCACAGGAATTCGATCCTGAAATGTATAAAGATACGTATTCCGAATCTTTAATGAAGATCATCAACCAGAAAGCGAAAGGTAAAACCGTAAAAGCCAAAAAAGCGGAACCTGCCAAAGAAGGTAAAGTGATTGACCTGATGGCTCAGTTAAAAGCCAGCTTACAGAATCCCAAATCTAAAAACGCATCGTAA
- a CDS encoding DUF2480 family protein: MSEEFEIRNKVAESGLINFDLADLVPKGVRKGIDLKDFLFMEMILKEKDFREKVAAIDVEEYRDAYVYVYNSADAIVPLWAYFLITARLTGITRKIVFGNREDLEVILMHNAIQRHDFEEMRGKRVLVKGCSDKEIPENAYIELVEQLQPIVKSLMFGEACSNVPILKN, translated from the coding sequence ATGTCAGAAGAATTTGAAATCCGGAATAAAGTAGCGGAAAGCGGACTGATCAATTTCGATCTTGCCGATCTTGTTCCGAAAGGCGTACGAAAGGGGATCGATCTGAAAGATTTTCTTTTTATGGAAATGATCCTGAAAGAAAAAGATTTTAGGGAAAAGGTAGCCGCAATTGATGTGGAAGAATATCGTGATGCATACGTTTACGTTTATAATTCGGCGGATGCCATCGTTCCGCTTTGGGCGTATTTTTTAATTACCGCCAGGCTTACGGGCATTACCCGGAAAATCGTTTTCGGAAACCGTGAAGACCTGGAAGTAATCCTGATGCACAACGCCATCCAACGCCATGATTTTGAAGAAATGAGGGGAAAAAGAGTATTGGTAAAAGGCTGTTCGGATAAAGAAATTCCGGAAAACGCCTATATCGAACTGGTAGAACAGCTGCAGCCGATCGTCAAATCACTGATGTTCGGAGAAGCCTGTTCAAATGTCCCGATCCTGAAAAACTAA
- a CDS encoding ComEC/Rec2 family competence protein, with the protein MKLNKQPFLILVICFILGIFFQDLFSLGKVVIYWISGIGFLLLFAAFFNRYFLFKARSYLLGLMFFVLGIILHFFNTGSFQHLNIPKNETIVFKISKKLNSNTKNRKYEAEVQAGKEHFNAVVYIPRNQKELDFNHYYKTTAYVSKPKIPQYDFQFDYSKYLKRKNIDYQCYSNDEIFASERTDLSWNEKFSQKRLEVLQHIDETKLAPTSREFLKGIILADRTEIDEQTVQDFSRSGLVHFLAISGTHIIVIFGLFYFVLVRILPLRYRKSAVIVSLLFIWLFTAFIGFGSSVVRSSLMLSIYFIYVLLQRKTDLLHSLSLSALLILIFDTQQLFDVGFQLSFLAVLGIYWLNQPILSYFPIQDNWLKKIIFNTISISIAAQLATLPLVLYYFHQFSFISIFANFFIVPFSEAIIVFSFMMTTLIAFRIDTGWINTIYDFIIQLLLKIIHWFADFDSLFSENIPMNGAEVCFLFLIIYFLRFAVLKFNTKNSVRLVIAVFMFFVMRMSFNLYELQRNEILIHDFSNDKLLSVKKGNHVCFWIKENSDKQKIIKFIINPYCSSRRIKKTEIRTFPKNVEKVVYQGKFYEVN; encoded by the coding sequence TTGAAATTGAATAAACAGCCGTTTCTTATTCTCGTTATCTGCTTTATCCTCGGGATCTTTTTTCAGGATCTTTTTTCTTTGGGGAAAGTCGTCATTTACTGGATTTCAGGCATTGGTTTCCTGCTTTTGTTTGCTGCATTTTTCAACCGGTACTTTTTATTCAAAGCGAGGTCTTATTTATTAGGATTGATGTTTTTCGTACTGGGAATCATCCTGCATTTTTTCAACACCGGATCTTTTCAGCATCTTAATATTCCGAAAAATGAAACAATCGTTTTCAAAATTTCAAAGAAGCTGAATTCCAATACAAAGAACCGGAAATATGAAGCTGAGGTGCAGGCGGGAAAAGAACATTTCAATGCAGTTGTATATATTCCGAGGAACCAGAAGGAGTTGGATTTTAACCATTACTATAAAACCACAGCGTATGTTTCAAAACCCAAGATTCCGCAGTACGATTTCCAGTTTGACTACTCAAAATATTTAAAGCGGAAGAATATTGACTACCAGTGTTATAGCAATGATGAGATTTTTGCTTCAGAACGGACTGATCTGAGCTGGAATGAAAAATTTTCCCAGAAAAGATTAGAAGTGCTGCAGCATATTGATGAAACCAAGTTAGCTCCGACCTCACGAGAATTTCTGAAAGGGATCATTCTTGCAGACCGTACGGAAATTGATGAACAGACCGTCCAGGATTTCAGCCGGTCGGGTCTCGTTCATTTCCTGGCTATTTCAGGAACGCATATCATTGTAATTTTCGGACTGTTCTATTTTGTACTGGTGAGAATTTTACCGTTAAGATACAGAAAGTCTGCGGTAATTGTCAGTTTATTATTCATCTGGCTGTTTACCGCTTTTATAGGTTTTGGAAGTTCGGTGGTTCGTTCGAGCCTGATGCTGAGTATTTATTTTATTTATGTGCTGTTACAGCGGAAAACCGATCTGCTGCATTCTTTGTCGTTATCTGCATTACTTATTTTGATTTTTGATACCCAGCAGCTATTTGATGTGGGTTTTCAACTCAGCTTTCTGGCAGTCCTGGGTATTTACTGGCTGAATCAACCGATTTTAAGCTATTTTCCGATACAGGATAACTGGCTGAAGAAGATCATATTCAATACCATTTCAATCTCCATCGCTGCCCAGTTGGCAACGCTGCCGCTGGTGCTGTATTATTTCCATCAGTTTTCTTTCATATCCATTTTTGCCAATTTTTTCATTGTCCCATTTTCGGAAGCCATTATCGTATTTTCATTTATGATGACCACTTTAATAGCATTCCGGATCGATACCGGATGGATTAATACAATCTACGATTTTATCATCCAGCTGTTGCTTAAAATTATTCACTGGTTTGCCGATTTTGATTCGCTGTTTTCAGAAAATATCCCGATGAACGGAGCAGAAGTGTGCTTTCTGTTTTTGATTATCTATTTCCTTAGATTTGCCGTACTAAAGTTCAATACTAAAAATTCTGTAAGATTGGTTATTGCTGTTTTTATGTTTTTTGTGATGAGGATGAGCTTCAACCTGTATGAACTGCAGAGAAATGAAATTTTAATTCATGATTTTTCTAATGATAAACTGTTATCAGTAAAGAAAGGAAATCATGTCTGTTTCTGGATTAAAGAAAATTCAGATAAACAAAAGATTATCAAGTTTATTATTAATCCGTACTGTTCATCAAGGCGTATCAAAAAAACAGAAATCCGGACCTTTCCTAAGAACGTAGAAAAAGTGGTGTATCAGGGGAAATTTTATGAGGTAAATTAA
- the aspS gene encoding aspartate--tRNA ligase — protein sequence MFRSHTNGELSLKNLNEEVTLSGWVQTIRDKGFMIWIDLRDRYGITQLVFDQERSTAELMENAKKLGREFVIQVTGKVIERVSKNPNIPTGEIEILVEKLTVLNESQLPPFTIEDETDGGEELRMKYRYLDIRRNPVKEKLIFRHQMAQKVRNYLSDNGFIEVETPVLIKSTPEGARDFVVPSRMNPGQFYALPQSPQTFKQLLMVGGMDKYFQIVKCFRDEDLRADRQPEFTQIDCEMAFVEQEDVMNVFEGMTKNLLKDITGQEFGDFPRMTFADAMQKYGNDKPDIRFGMEFVELNDLVKGKDFKIFDEAELVVGINVEGCAEYTRKQIDELVDWVKRPQIGASGMVWVKFQNDGVKTSSVNKFYSEEDLAKIIEKFGAKEGDLMLILSGNEHKVRTQLSALRMELGNRLGLRKGNEFAPLWVVDFPLLEFDEESGRYHAMHHPFTSPKPEDIHLLETDPGKARANAYDMVLNGNEIGGGSIRIFDKDLQSKMFDLLGFSKEEAEAQFGFLMNAFKYGAPPHGGLAFGFDRLVAILDGNEVIRDYIAFPKNNSGRDVMIDAPAAIANEQLDELELQLNLKS from the coding sequence ATGTTTCGATCGCACACCAACGGAGAATTGTCTCTTAAAAATCTTAATGAAGAAGTAACCCTTTCAGGATGGGTACAGACCATCCGGGATAAAGGATTTATGATTTGGATAGATCTCCGGGATCGTTACGGAATTACCCAGCTGGTTTTCGACCAGGAGCGTTCTACTGCGGAACTGATGGAAAATGCTAAAAAGCTGGGGCGTGAATTTGTAATTCAGGTAACCGGAAAAGTGATTGAAAGGGTAAGTAAAAACCCGAATATTCCAACCGGAGAAATTGAAATTTTAGTTGAAAAATTAACGGTGCTCAACGAATCGCAGCTTCCTCCATTTACGATTGAGGATGAAACGGATGGCGGTGAAGAACTGAGAATGAAATACCGATACCTGGACATCAGAAGAAATCCGGTTAAAGAGAAGCTGATCTTCCGACACCAAATGGCGCAGAAAGTGAGAAATTATCTTTCGGATAACGGATTTATTGAGGTGGAAACTCCGGTTCTGATCAAGTCAACTCCGGAAGGCGCAAGGGATTTCGTGGTTCCGAGCCGGATGAACCCGGGACAGTTTTATGCACTTCCCCAGTCTCCGCAAACCTTTAAGCAATTGCTAATGGTAGGCGGAATGGATAAATATTTCCAGATCGTAAAATGTTTCCGTGATGAGGATTTAAGAGCCGACCGTCAGCCGGAATTCACCCAGATCGATTGTGAAATGGCTTTCGTGGAGCAGGAAGATGTGATGAATGTTTTCGAAGGGATGACCAAGAATCTATTGAAAGATATTACCGGACAGGAATTCGGGGATTTCCCAAGAATGACTTTTGCTGATGCGATGCAGAAATACGGGAACGATAAGCCGGATATCCGTTTCGGAATGGAGTTCGTGGAACTGAACGACCTGGTAAAAGGAAAAGACTTTAAAATATTTGATGAAGCGGAACTGGTTGTCGGAATCAACGTAGAAGGTTGCGCTGAATATACCAGAAAACAGATCGACGAACTGGTAGATTGGGTAAAAAGGCCACAGATCGGTGCTTCCGGAATGGTTTGGGTAAAATTCCAGAACGACGGCGTAAAAACTTCTTCCGTGAATAAATTCTACAGCGAAGAAGATTTAGCCAAGATCATCGAGAAATTCGGAGCTAAAGAAGGCGATCTGATGCTGATCCTTTCCGGGAACGAACACAAAGTAAGAACTCAGCTTTCTGCTTTAAGAATGGAGCTTGGAAACCGATTAGGACTGAGAAAAGGAAACGAATTCGCCCCGCTTTGGGTAGTCGACTTCCCGTTATTGGAATTTGATGAGGAAAGCGGCCGTTACCATGCGATGCACCACCCTTTCACCTCTCCGAAACCGGAAGACATCCACCTGCTGGAAACCGATCCGGGGAAAGCAAGAGCCAATGCTTACGATATGGTACTAAACGGAAACGAAATTGGCGGAGGTTCCATCAGGATTTTTGATAAAGATTTACAGTCTAAAATGTTCGACCTGCTAGGTTTCAGCAAAGAAGAAGCGGAAGCCCAGTTCGGATTCTTAATGAATGCCTTCAAATACGGAGCTCCTCCTCACGGTGGACTGGCCTTCGGTTTCGACCGTCTGGTAGCGATCCTCGACGGAAATGAGGTGATCCGGGATTATATCGCTTTCCCTAAAAACAATTCGGGACGGGATGTAATGATCGACGCACCGGCTGCCATCGCCAACGAACAGCTGGACGAACTGGAATTGCAATTGAATTTAAAATCATAA
- the ligD gene encoding DNA ligase D, translating into MALKDYNSKRKFDETSEPEGKTKRSKDKLVFVIQRHAASRLHYDFRLEMDGVLKSWAVPKGPSLDPKDKRLAMMVEDHPYDYKDFEGNIPEGNYGAGQVEIWDSGTYEPLDNHSNLSDEKELLKELNAGSLKFILHGKKLKGEFALVKMKNTDENSWLLIKHKDDFAEEDYDSEDHISKSSQVTKFLEEKKKPKKQQKSTLTKETKPDFQHFNSLAGEKKIENYIKPMLAKLTNEAFDDPDWVFEIKWDGYRAVADLSQEEPLFYSRNGISFLSKFEKVSRDFENQIHHMILDGEIVAYDEYGKPNFQLLQQIGDNPDMALTYQVFDILWLNGHSTEQLPLIQRKELLKEALIETDVIKYCDHIPEKGIDFFNQMRKMKLEGMIAKKANSPYVEDHRTTDWLKIKFSNTEEAIICGFTEPRGSREGFGALILGKYIGDQLIYCGHTGTGFNRERIHEILERLEKITTKTSPFDKAPKTNMPVTWTQPDIVCEIKYSEITKDGIFRHPVFVAIREDKEPEEVKGPAKGLKETSNIITMKTTAPKKTKPSENEKEITLNRHKVKLTNQDKIYFPKDGITKGDVIEYYQSVADYILPHLKNRPLSLNRFPNGIEEQNFYQKDASDNIPDWIKTTQVYSESNDKDIDYIYCNDKATLAYLNNLGCIDMNPWNASLPDLEHPDFLVLDLDPSKKNTFDDVIETALQVNEVLKSVKIEGYCKTSGSTGIHIYIPMGGKYDFDQVKDFAHILMKQVHDRLPEITTLERSLQKRDDKKIYLDYLQNRSGQTLASAYSIRPKEGASVSMPLEWNELKKGLKPIDFNIHNALERIEAKGDLFKPVLGKGIDMMKALELLQNLE; encoded by the coding sequence ATGGCTCTTAAAGACTACAATTCAAAAAGAAAATTTGATGAAACCAGCGAGCCTGAAGGCAAAACAAAAAGAAGTAAAGACAAGCTTGTTTTTGTGATTCAACGGCATGCGGCTTCGAGGCTCCATTATGATTTCCGCCTGGAAATGGATGGTGTATTGAAAAGCTGGGCCGTACCGAAAGGACCTTCACTGGATCCGAAAGATAAACGCCTGGCCATGATGGTGGAGGATCACCCGTATGATTATAAAGATTTTGAAGGGAATATTCCGGAAGGCAACTACGGAGCCGGACAGGTGGAAATCTGGGACAGCGGCACTTATGAACCTTTGGATAACCATTCCAATTTATCCGACGAAAAAGAATTGCTGAAAGAACTGAATGCAGGATCTCTGAAATTTATTCTTCACGGAAAAAAATTGAAAGGCGAATTTGCATTGGTTAAAATGAAAAATACCGACGAGAACTCCTGGTTACTCATCAAACATAAAGATGATTTTGCAGAAGAGGATTATGATTCGGAAGACCATATTTCCAAAAGCTCTCAAGTAACGAAATTTTTAGAGGAAAAAAAAAAGCCCAAAAAGCAGCAAAAAAGCACATTAACTAAAGAAACGAAACCTGATTTTCAACATTTCAATTCTTTGGCCGGCGAAAAAAAGATTGAAAACTACATCAAGCCGATGCTGGCCAAGCTGACTAATGAAGCCTTTGATGATCCCGACTGGGTTTTCGAAATAAAATGGGACGGATACCGTGCCGTCGCCGACCTCAGCCAGGAAGAGCCCCTCTTCTACTCCCGAAACGGAATTTCTTTTTTATCAAAATTCGAAAAGGTATCACGTGATTTCGAGAATCAGATTCATCACATGATTCTGGACGGGGAAATTGTGGCGTATGATGAATATGGAAAGCCTAACTTCCAGCTTTTACAGCAGATCGGCGACAACCCAGATATGGCTTTAACCTATCAGGTTTTTGATATTTTATGGCTGAACGGCCACTCGACGGAACAACTGCCGCTGATACAGCGGAAAGAACTGTTGAAAGAAGCACTGATCGAAACGGATGTAATTAAATACTGTGACCATATTCCGGAAAAAGGAATCGATTTTTTCAACCAGATGCGTAAGATGAAGCTGGAGGGGATGATTGCCAAAAAAGCCAACAGCCCATACGTCGAAGACCACCGCACCACCGACTGGCTGAAGATTAAATTCAGCAATACCGAAGAGGCTATTATTTGCGGATTTACGGAGCCACGCGGCTCACGGGAAGGCTTTGGTGCCCTTATCCTGGGGAAATATATCGGTGATCAGCTGATCTACTGCGGACATACCGGAACGGGATTCAACCGCGAACGGATTCATGAAATTCTGGAAAGACTGGAAAAAATCACGACAAAAACATCCCCTTTCGATAAAGCTCCGAAAACCAATATGCCGGTTACCTGGACACAACCTGATATCGTCTGCGAAATCAAATATTCCGAAATTACAAAAGATGGGATTTTCAGGCACCCGGTTTTTGTGGCGATCCGTGAAGATAAAGAACCTGAAGAGGTTAAAGGCCCTGCTAAAGGACTAAAAGAGACTTCAAACATCATTACTATGAAAACGACTGCTCCTAAAAAAACAAAACCTTCTGAAAACGAAAAAGAAATTACCCTGAACCGCCATAAAGTAAAACTGACCAACCAAGATAAGATTTATTTTCCAAAAGACGGCATTACTAAAGGCGACGTGATCGAATATTACCAGTCGGTGGCCGATTATATTTTACCCCATCTGAAAAACCGTCCGCTTTCCCTAAACCGTTTTCCCAACGGCATCGAAGAGCAGAACTTTTATCAGAAAGATGCAAGCGACAATATTCCGGACTGGATCAAGACGACGCAGGTGTATTCGGAATCGAATGATAAAGACATCGACTATATTTACTGTAACGACAAGGCAACGCTGGCCTACCTGAATAATTTAGGCTGTATTGATATGAATCCCTGGAACGCTTCTCTTCCCGACCTGGAGCACCCTGATTTTTTAGTGCTGGATCTTGACCCGTCAAAGAAAAATACGTTTGATGATGTCATTGAGACCGCTTTACAAGTAAACGAAGTCTTGAAATCCGTTAAGATCGAAGGCTACTGCAAAACTTCTGGTAGCACAGGAATCCATATTTATATTCCGATGGGCGGAAAATATGATTTCGACCAGGTAAAAGATTTTGCCCATATTCTGATGAAACAGGTGCATGACAGACTTCCGGAAATCACTACGCTGGAAAGAAGCCTGCAGAAGCGGGACGATAAAAAGATCTACCTCGATTATTTACAAAACCGGAGTGGACAAACTCTGGCAAGTGCCTACAGCATCCGTCCGAAAGAAGGAGCTTCCGTTTCCATGCCTCTGGAGTGGAATGAACTGAAAAAAGGCTTAAAACCTATCGATTTCAACATTCACAACGCATTGGAAAGAATTGAAGCGAAAGGGGATTTATTTAAGCCGGTTTTAGGGAAGGGAATTGATATGATGAAGGCTTTGGAACTATTGCAGAACTTGGAGTAA
- a CDS encoding 30S ribosomal protein THX: MGKGDKKSKRGKINNGSYGKRRPRKASKSVAASEEKAKN; this comes from the coding sequence ATGGGAAAAGGAGACAAGAAATCCAAAAGAGGTAAAATCAACAATGGAAGTTACGGGAAAAGAAGACCGAGAAAAGCTTCAAAATCTGTAGCAGCTTCTGAAGAGAAGGCCAAAAACTAA